Within Caproicibacterium argilliputei, the genomic segment CGCTTATGAAACATCATTTTCAAATACGGCAGGCAGCTGCGGCTTTTCTACTTGCGGTTTTGCTTGGGGGAGTCACAGCCGGTGCGGCAGAGCCGACTGTCAAATCGGTCAGTACGGGAGAAGCGCGAATGGTTGTGCCCTGCGGCACGCCCTTTGGTATTAAAATTTTTACAAACGGTGTAGTGGTGGTCGGCACTGCAGATTTGGAAACGGGTGCGGGGGTCGTCAATCCCGCACGAGAGGCCGACATCCGCACTGGGGACATCATTGTGTCCGTAGACGGCAAGGCAATAACCAGTAACGAGCAGCTCTCTCATACAATTTTGAGCTGCAGTGGGCGTTCTTTAACGCTTGGGGTGGTGCGCAACGGTCAAAAGCTTTTGGCAAAACTTTCGCCTGTGCAGAGTACGGGATGTTATCGTGCGGGTCTTTGGGTGCGCGACAGTGCTGCCGGAGTCGGCACTTTAACGTATTATGACCCGCAGAACGGAACTTTCGCGGGTCTTGGCCATGGCATTACAGATCCGGACACAAACGAGCTTATCCCATTTGGATGCGGAGATGTTGTTCCTGTTACCATTTCTGGAATTCAAAAAGGGGTGCAGGGTGTGCCGGGGGAATTGCAGGGATACTTCGACTCGGATATTCCAGCCGGCACGCTCTATGCCAACAGCTTGCAAGGTGTGTTTGGAACGCTCAACCATGCTCCGCAGGGGCGGGCAGTCCCGGTTTGCCCGGCGGAACAGGTGAAAACCGGTCCGGCTGAAATCCTTTGTACCATCGACGGGAAAACACCTAAAACGTATCAAGCTGAGATTGAACTGCTGAATACGCGGGTGTCACAAAGCAAAAACATGATTTTGCACGTTACCGATACGCAGCTGATTCAGAAAACTGGCGGAATCGTGCAGGGGATGAGCGGCAGCCCTATTTTACAAAATGGAAAACTGGTGGGCGCTGTCACCCATGTTTTTGTGAATGACCCGACTAGAGGATATGGAATTTTAGCAGATCATATGCTGACAGGAGCGGCGGAAGCGGCACAAAAAGCGGCTTCTTAACGTGTGTTCTCAATATTTTGCCTCTTTATAAAAAAAAATTCAAGAAACCTATTGCTATCTTTGGTAATATATGGTAATATAATGGTGCAAAAAATCTTAGGGGGACTAAATATGGAGAACGTAAAGCTCATGATTGCAAATGACAATCCCGAATATCAGCGTGAGAACAACCAGATCTTCGAGGAAAGCGGCTTTTCGGTCGTTTACACGGCGAAAGACGGCACTTCCCTGCTGGAAGCCATTGAAGCGCAGCGTCCAGATGCTGTACTGGCACCCATCTTCATGCCCGGTCTGGATGCCGTGGGAGTCCTCAATGCGCTTCAGGAGCACCGCATTGTCAAAATTCCGGCATTCGTGGTGGAAAGCAACTTTACCAGCCCGACTTTAGAGCGCGAGGTTTTATCTTCCGGCGCCTGCTACCTTGCTGTGCAGCCTTATGAAACTGTACAGCTGGCCAAACGCATCCGGCAGCTGCTAACCATGGACAATCCGGCGGTACCCTGCCAAGAAACTCTGGAAGTGCAGGTAACAGAAATTCTGCATCAAATTGGCGTTCCGGCACACATCAAAGGCTATCATTATCTGCGCGATTCCATTTTAATGGCCATTGAAGATCCAGACATCATCAATGCGGTGACCAAGCAGCTGTATCCCGGTGTGGCTAAAAAGTACGAAACCACACCGTCCCGCGTGGAACGTGCCATTCGCCACGCCATTGAAGTGGCGTGGGACCGGGGGGATGTGGACATATTAAATTCGTACTTTGGCTATACCATCCATAACACACGCGGCAAGCCGACAAATTCGGAGTTCATCGCCATGATTTCCGACCGTCTGCGCTTGCACATGAAGACCGCAGGGTAAGAAGCATCCGCAAAATTCCATGTTTTTATACAGCTAGCCACTGTAATTAAAAGTTTTAATTTTTTAGTCTACTCATCCCATAAAGTCAGGCAGATGCATCCTCTGCCTGACTTTATGGGAATTTTTTTAGACAAAGATTTTTCTGATTCATTCTATTTTCAATTTTGTTACTTATTTGAAACAAACTGTAATCAATTGTAAATACATTTCCCTGTATTATGTGATATAATAAAGAAAATTAAACATTATTTAAAAGGGTGGGCCAAATGGGCTGATTAAATCCGGCAAAGTGCCGGGAGTGTAACTGTGCATTATTGTTTTGAAAAAATCAAGGAGGAACATTAAAATGAAAAAAAGTAAAAAAACAGTATCACTTTCGCTTCTTGTAGCTTGTATTGCCACTCAGCTTGCTTTCCCTGTAAATGTATTTGCAACTCAAATTGCTCCAGATACAGGCACATCCAGTGCAACTGTTCAGACGGAAATTCCAGACAGAATGGAACCCGATACAATCATTCGATACACTTCTCCGACACAATACATAATTGTACAGGGCGGGAGCTGCGATGAAACAGCGCAGAAAGAGCTGAATGCCCTTTTGGCAGAGAAGCAGAAGTACCTTAATGAGCATCAGCAAGAGATTCAAGACGGTTCATTGACGATCATTAAGAGTCCAACGCCTGTTGCGGGAATGGTAGTAAAGTATGACGGTGAGGGGTATCAAAAAGAGATCACACCGGATACAGAGAACCATGCGGTAAACGACAGCAAAGTCTCACTTTCAGCATACCGTGGGCATTATGCAGCAAATGGAAACTATTCGTGGGGAAGTCACTCAAACAGGATGAAGATAACTAGCTCTACTGTGTCAGGCTCCGGTCGATTCACCAATTTCACGGATACGATTGGTGACCACAACAACTACCTAAAAAAAGGTGACGTTGCAACAAAGGGCGCATATGATAATCCGCCAAGTGAGACTGCCGTTACATGCACAGCAAATAGGAAGACCGTTAAAATGTATAAAAACGACAATGGAGGTCTCCCAGATGCGTGCCTTGACATTTGGAAGTATGGCACAGAATATTTTGGTGTAACCTGGCATAGTTATGTGTCTATCGATCATTCTTCGTTCAGCCATCCTAAGGCATAATACGTTTTGATTCAGCATCATGCACAGATTTTTGTGTGCATGATGTTTTTTAAAGGAGAGAAAACCATGAAAAAAGAGAAAGCACTTGCGGTGATGACAACGGTTTTCATATTCATTGGGTTTGTCGGGTGCAGGGACAGCCAGACAGTGAACAGTGCGGTGTCGAAACCGATGTCCGCTGTTTCGACCAACAGTACAAAAGAGAATAGTATTGCCAACAGTCAGCCCGCGAAAGCGGCACAAAACGGATACATTTCCTTTGCAATGACGAGTTATGATGACCCGGATAACAAGGACGGCTCGATGACGATCCACGTTTTCTGTTACGACTTTACAGCGCAGAAAGCGACGGAAGTTACAAAAGTGCCGTATACGTCCCAATACCCGTTAGCGGTATACAGCAAAGAGGATAATTGTGTTTATTATTCTGCGCAAAGCACGGATAAGGGGAATAGAGGTGACCAATTATTTTCCTATAATCTCAGCACCAAGAAAACGGTGGAGTATACGCACGATTTGTCAGCAATTAATGATATTATCCCTTACAAAGATACGATTTATTTGTCAGCGATGAAAAGCAAAACTCATAACGTAGCACCCATCCTCATCAGTAAAACCAGTAAGATAGAAACGGCGGTTCATACAGGTTTTGAAGATCCACATGTTGAAAAAATTGCATATGACCCTTATGCTCACAAGGTATATGCTGCATGTCAGTCTGATAATGCAGAATGGATTTTAATGGATAAATTCAACATGAGTGCCGAAGAAACGAAAAAAAAGAATAATTATATGTATGAACATTCAAATACTCATATTAGCGCTGTGGATTTAGATCGGTCATTGTCAAGTCAGATATTTGCATTAAAAAAAGATCTTATTTATCGAATGGCTGCACATGGAAACCAAATTTACTATGTATCAGGAAAAGATGATATGGAAAGCGCTGCAAGCGAAACCATTCGTCAATATAACATCCAGACAAAGCAGACTACCACTCCTATACGAATTGGGAAAAAGGGAGATACCGCAGATACGATTTGCTACAGCCAAGACGGAAGCAAGGCTTATTTTTTGCGGCAGGACCCGCGTGACCTGGTAGAGTATGACATGAAGACCAAAGAGATAAAAGAATTGTTTTCCTGTGACCCAAACCAAAGCTATATCAACAATTTTATGTTGTTTGCGTAAAACATACCCTTGCAGGTTCGACTGCAATAATCCTGTTTCAATGGCGAAACGTTAGTTTCCTTTTTGGGAGGGCTCTTTCAGCGGTTCAGTTCAGGTTGAACTGCCCCAGTAAAAACGGACATTGCAAAAAAGCCTCCCATCGTAGGATAATTAAACTACGAAGGGAGGCAATTTTTATGAAAAGAAGTTGGACGAATATAAAAGCATTTGAGCCGAAAATTCTGGCGATGAGGGCAGCAGGAAAAACGAGACAAGAAATTGCAGATGAATTAGGATTAAACAAAATTCAGATAAAGAACTGGATTAACCGACACAACAAAGAAGCAGATCGTGAAGAAGCAGGACTTTCGCCAAAGAGACGGGGGCGTAAGCCTGCCGTCACATTGCAAGAATACAAATACGAGAACAAACGGTTAAAAATGGAGAATGATTTGCTGCGGGATTTTCTTCACGCTGTTGGAAGGAAGTGAAAGCTGCCATAAAATATGAAGTAATCTATTGTCGCAGTGAGAAATATCCGGTAAGAATCATGTGCAAATTCTTTGGGGTATCGCGCAGCGGCTACTACGACTATGTAAAGCGCCGTGAATTACTGCCACGTAATACAAAACTTGCTGGACTCATAGCGGAGTGTCAGAAAAGCTGTGGTAAAACTTACGGTTACAGACGAGTTCAAATTTGGTTGGAACGTAAGAAATCTTTGCATTTCAACCCTAAAACGGTTCTCCGCATCATGAATAAATATGGTTTGCTCTCTGAAATACGTCGTCGTAAGAAGTACAAGCAAATGGGACAGCAACTTCACAAATATGAAAACGTGTTGAATCGAAACTTTGTTGCCGACAGACCTAATCAGAAATGGGTAACAGACATCTCATACATACACACGGCCCAAGGTGTTCTATATCTGTCTATGATTCGCGATCTCTTTGACAACAGCATTGTCGCCTACAAGACCGGAACCGAACAGACGGTAAATCTTGTTTTGAATACAATCAAACTTGCTGTGGAAAAAGAAGCGGCCGCCGGGGAGTTGCACCTCCACAGCGACCAAGGGTTTCAATACACCTCACAAGCATATTTCAACCTAACCAAAGAGTACGGCATCACACCATCTATGTCAAGACGTGGTAACTGCTATGACAATGCATTGGCTGAAAATTTCTTTTCCATTCTTAAAACTGAATGTATTTACCGCCATAAGCTTTCCTCTTTTGATGAAGCAAGACAACTGATCGATGAATACATAGATTTCTACAACAATGAGCGCATCGAAACAAAAACGCACCTGACACCACTTGAAAAGCGGCATCAGGTTGCGTAATCTTACAATATTCTACGACAGGGCTTTTTATTCTTTGTCCATTAACTCTGGGGGCAGTTCAACCAAGCTGGGGGGCTTTTTTCATTTCAAAATGTGTTGAAATCATTTGACAGTTTCGCGGAGATTCTTTATAATAAATAAATATACAAAAATTTGAGCAGGGCTTGTTACAAATGGAGGGAATAGGCATGAACAGTGACGCAATTAAAAAAGATGTACCGAAACGCGCGTTGTTTCACGCACTCGGTCTTACAAATGAAGAAATTGACCGACCGCTAATCGGCATCGTCAGTTCTTACAATGAAATCGTTCCGGGTCACATGAACATTGACAAAATTGTACAGGCTGTGAAGACCGGCGTTTCTATGGCGGGTGGCACACCGCTTGTCTTTCCAGCCATTGCGGTATGTGACGGCATCGCCATGGGGCACCGCGGCATGAAGTACAGCCTGGTAACCCGTGAATTGATTGCGGATTCCACCGAAGCCATGACAATTGCGCACGCGCTGGATGCTCTGGTTCTGGTGCCAAACTGCGACAAAAACGTTCCGGGGCTGCTCATGGCTGCCGCCCGGCTGAATGTCCCGGCAATCTTTGTCAGCGGCGGCCCCATGCTTGCCGGTCGGGTGCAGGGAAAGAAAACAAGCTTCTCCAGTGCCAGCGAGGCTGTGGGGCAGTTTGCCGCAGGGAAGATTTCTAAAGAAGTTTTGGATGAATACGAAGCAAACACCTGCCCGACCTGCGGCTCCTGCTCCGGTATGTACACGGCAAACAGCATGAACTGTCTGACCGAAGCACTTGGCATGGGTCTGAAAGGAAACGGAACGGTTCCGGCTGTTTATTCTGCGCGTCTGCAGCTTGCGAAGCACGCCGGTATGCAGATTATGGAGCTGCTGAAGAAAAACATCCGCCCACGGGATATTATGACCATGGCGGCTTTCGAAAATGCGCTGACCGTGGATATGGCGCTTGGCTGCAGCACCAACAGCGCACTGCACCTGCCTGCTATCGCACACGAATGTGGGTTGGAACTGAATCTGGATGTTCTAAACCGTATCAGCGAAAAGACACCAAACCTGTGCCACTTGGCACCGGCCGGTCACACATACATTGAAGACCTGAACGAAGCCGGCGGCGTTTACGCTGTCATGAAGGAACTGGCAGACACCGGCCTGCTGCATACAGACTGTATGACCTGCACGGGCAAATCTGTGGCGGAGAATATTGCTGACAGCATCAACAAGAATCCAGAGGTCATTCGTACCATGGACAATCCGTACAGCAAAACCGGCGGCATTGCGGTTCTGCACGGAAATTTGGCACCGGACGGCTGCGTGGTCAAGCGTAGTGCGGTTGCGCCGAATATGCTTAAACACCGCGGCCCGGCTCATGTCTTTGACAGTGAAGAGGATGCCATGCGGGCAATCCTCGGCGGCGGTATTCAGGCCGGTGAAGTCATTGTCATTCGCTACGAAGGGCCGAAGGGTGGCCCCGGTATGCGCGAAATGCTGAACCCGACCTCCGCCATTATGGGCAGCGGCCTTGGCGAAAGTGTGGCGCTCATTACCGACGGACGCTTCAGCGGCGCAACGCGCGGTGCAGCCATTGGCCATATTTCTCCGGAAGCGGCAGTGGGCGGGCCGATTGCCTTGGTGCAGGATGGCGATATGATTGAGATTGATATTCCCGACCACTCCATCCGTGTGGATTTGACGGACGAGCAGTTGGAACAGCGCCGTGCCGCCTGGACACCGAAAAAGCAGAATGTAACCGGCTACCTTGCCCGCTATGCGGCGCTGGTGACTTCCGGCAGCAAAGGTGCTGTGCTTTCTCTGTAATTGAAAGCAGCTGAAAATCGGCACAGCAGCAAAGAAGGGAAATCGGAATGGCGGATTCAAACATCACCAAAAAGGCCCTTGCAGATGCCATGAAATCGCTTATGAGGGAAAAACCCTTTTCCAAAATCAGCATCAGCGATATTTGTGCACGCTGTTCGATGAACCGGCAGAGTTTTTACTACCATTTTCGGGATAAATACGACTTGGTAAACTGGATTTTCTATACAGAGCTGATTGAGCATCTGTGTGAGCACGCCCCCACCAGCGGCTGGAATCTGCTTCTGGAGGTTTGCAATTATTTCTATGCCAACCGGTCCTTTTATGTGAATGCACTGCAGGTGACCGGTCAAAACTCCTTTACGGACTACTTTGCAGATGTGATGCACGCAATTGTACAGCCGTATTTTGAAGAAATTTTCACGGAAGACGAAGAACATATGGATTTCTATGTTCAACTGTTTATCGATGCCTGCAAAACGGGAATCTGCAGATGGCTGACTGATCAAGCGGATATCACGCCGGAAAAGTTCGTCCGTCTGGTGCACCATGCGGTGGTGTGCGCAGCACACTGCGTGATAACAGATGAGCAAAGCGGAAAAGAATCCGAAGAAAAATGAGAGCACCGTTCTGTCGACAGAAAAATGCCGGCGGAACGGTGCTTTTTACAACATCAAAACGGTTGTGTCAAAATACTGCTCTATAAACGCAGTTTGTTCCCGAATGGTTTCCGGCGTCCAATGGGTGTGAAACGGTACGACAACCCACTTGTCTTCCATATCATTCTTTCGGTGAATCACGGCAATGAGCTCGCCGGTAAAGTATTTTACCGGTTTGGTTACACCGAGAACGTATGCATCCTGCTCTTCGCCGTCTGAGGCGGGGATGCCGGGAATATAGCCATAGTTGACCGGATATCTTGTTTTTGGAAAGTCCGGGTGTGTGCTGCCCAGCAGCCGGTCAATGATCACCGTGACAGGATGCCTGTACGGAAAATGGTTGTCTGTTTTTGCATCCTGCTTGCGTCGACTTGTTGGTTTCATAACGGATACCTCTGCTTGTCCAGAATATTACAAAATCATACACAGAACCTATGTTATGATAATACAAAATACTCGTACTTACAAGCAAAACCAGTTTTATGGTTTGCGAGACTTTGCAGCTTGGAAGAAATGTGGTATACTATGACCATTCTTGTCGACTTTGAAATGGGGTAGGAATACCGATGTCTTTTGACCCGAGCTTCGGCAGCACCGTGTTCCGAAAAGGCGGTGGCCGCGCATGAAACAGACCGGTCTGCGGGTGCGCCAATGGCTTTGCTTTTTTCTTGCTGTTGGCTGTATGGTTTGTATCTATGCTTTTTCCGCACAAAGTGGGAAAGCAAGCGATGCAATCAGTATACCTGTGGCGCATTGGCTGCAGCAAAATCTGCATCTGGCATTTTCTGACACACAGATGAACCACTTCGTCCGTAAGGCAGCACATTTCGGTATTTATTTCTTACTGGCGGCGTTTTTCGGGGGCTGGATTTCCGGCTTTCAGTGGTCCTCTGCGGTATGGGTAACGATCTGTGTCGGCTTCTGTGCGCTTTATGCGGCAGGCGATGAATTTCACCAGTCGTTTTCCACACAGCGGACGCCTTCTCTGCGCGATGTGTTGCTGGATATGGTCGGGGCTTTGCTCGGGGCGCTTTTCACCTTGCTGCTGCTGCATATTTTTTATCATTTTCATGGTAAAAAGGGAGGCGCATCCATGATTTGCCCGAACTGTGGCTTCGACAATCCAACAGATGTAATCTGCTGTGTGAAATGCGGCGAACCGCTGGTTGACAGTCAGGCACTGTTTTCTCCAGACGGCACAAAAATTGATTTGAGTGAGCCGGATATTTACGAACCTTATGAAGATGAGGAAGCTGATGTACCGGAGCATAAGTCCCGTGCACCTTTGGTTATCCTGATTCTTTTCCTCAGTCTGCTGGCGGTGGCTGCCGGATTGTCGCTGGCATGGTATCAAGAAAAAGGGGAGTGGCCATGGCAGCAGTTCCTTACGGGAACCGCTTCGGTGCAGTCCGCAGAAGAAAACTCCTCGTTGCCGCCTTTAAAACCGCAGCGTGTCACGCGCACATATTCTGCGGCAGATTTAGCTTCCGCTGTCCAGGAAAGTGGATTTCAGGCGTTTGCGGTTTCCGAAACGGAAATCAGTGAGATTAAGGTGGACTCCCAAACCTTTGATGACGCTACTTTGGTGCAGTTTACCGTAAAAAAAGCGATGGCGGTTCTGCATATGCAGATTCGTTTTCCGGAAGAAACGTCGGCGTCTTCTGTTGCGTCCACAGCGCAGTCGGCGGCAGTTTCCTCGGCGGCAAAGCAGGAAAAACCAATTGTCACGTCCTGGGGTGTGGACACTTGGAACCTGACCGGCACTTGGAATGATGCAGGCGGCAATACGCTGGTGATCACTTCCTGCAGCGGGGGCAGTATGAACGCTTATTACATTCCTGCAGGCAAAACCGACAGCCGGCAGGTCACCGGCTCCATCTCGGAAACGGGGGATATTTCGCTTCTGAGCAGCAAAGCGCAGATTAACGGTCGATTCTCGCCGAACGGCACGGGTCTGTTGTCTGTTACGTTGGATGGAAGCAAGACGCAGACACAGGAGTTTGTTATGTTGTCTACTGCTTTGGCGAGTATTCCCAGCCCTTCTTCTGCGGCATCAGCAGATTCCTCGGCGGTACCGTCGCAGATCATTCCAACGGCATCAGCCGATTCTGTGACTTCTGATGCCGCGCAGAATCCATAGGACTTTTCATGGAAAGCAGGCGGTACTTGACAGTGCCGCTTTTTGCCGCTATAATACTTAATTAGCTTAACTAAGTATTTGATGTCTGTCGCGGACTGAAAGAAGGGATCATGCATTACACCACTGGAAACCGAGCTGAACGATTTGCTGACGCTGGCTTATCGCTCAGTCGAAGAAATTGAAGAAGATATGCTGAAAAGCAGCCAGGGACTGAATCTTTCCATTTCGGAAATGCACTTGCTGCAGGCGGTGGAAGACACCGGCTCGGACTGCACCATCAGCTCCCTTTCCGCGAACCAGCGGGTCAGTCTGCCCAGTGTGACAGCAGCTGTAAACAAATTGGCGCGAAAGGGTTATGTAGAAAAGGAAAGGTCCCCACAGGATGGGCGGGTTGTGCACGTTACCCTGACACGTGCAGGGCAAAAAGCCACTACTGCGCATCGCTACTTTCATACGCGCATGGTTCGCTCGGTCAGCCATGCGCTAAATGCAGAGGAGCAGGAAGCCATGTTGAAGGGGGTTCGCAAACTCAACCAATTTTTTGCAGACAAATTACATCGGAAAGAGGGAAAGTTTTGAGTTTTACAATACTGGGTACAGGCAGCGCTTTACCGAAACGCACAGTCAGCAATGAGAATTTATCTGAATTTTTGGATACCAGCGATGAATGGATTCGCACGCGCACAGGAATTCATACCCGCCACGTGCTGACCTCGGAAACCGTGACGGAGCTGACCGTACAGGCAGCGCGAAAAGCATTGGAAATGGCAGAAACAGAGCCGCAGCAACTGGACTGCATTATCTGCCCGACGGCAGTCGGAGACTGGATTTCACCCAGCCAGGCCTGCGTGATTCAGAAGGAACTGGGGGCTTCTTGCCCGGCTTTTGATATAAACGCGGCGTGCAGCGGCTTCCTGTACGGACTGGATGCGGCAGACGGATGGTTTGCCAGAAAGAAGGCAAAGCGGATTCTGGTGGTCGCGGTCGAAGGAATCAGCCGACTTTTAAACTGGGAGGATCGCTCTACCTGCGTTTTGTTCGGTGATGGTGCGGGGGCGGTTGTCCTTGGGGAGGGCGATGCCTTAAAATATATTCAGCTGACCGCAGAAGGCTCTATGGCTATCCATGTGCCCGGCCCGATGG encodes:
- a CDS encoding IS3 family transposase, which codes for MKAAIKYEVIYCRSEKYPVRIMCKFFGVSRSGYYDYVKRRELLPRNTKLAGLIAECQKSCGKTYGYRRVQIWLERKKSLHFNPKTVLRIMNKYGLLSEIRRRKKYKQMGQQLHKYENVLNRNFVADRPNQKWVTDISYIHTAQGVLYLSMIRDLFDNSIVAYKTGTEQTVNLVLNTIKLAVEKEAAAGELHLHSDQGFQYTSQAYFNLTKEYGITPSMSRRGNCYDNALAENFFSILKTECIYRHKLSSFDEARQLIDEYIDFYNNERIETKTHLTPLEKRHQVA
- a CDS encoding beta-ketoacyl-ACP synthase III, with amino-acid sequence MSFTILGTGSALPKRTVSNENLSEFLDTSDEWIRTRTGIHTRHVLTSETVTELTVQAARKALEMAETEPQQLDCIICPTAVGDWISPSQACVIQKELGASCPAFDINAACSGFLYGLDAADGWFARKKAKRILVVAVEGISRLLNWEDRSTCVLFGDGAGAVVLGEGDALKYIQLTAEGSMAIHVPGPMGSSPYRVQERETPPGLRMDGKEVYRFAVHAICSGLEQASKATGIPLAEVDHFLLHQANQRILDAAAKKLELPHEKIPTTIAQTANTSAASVPILLDQEVRAGHLQPGKILMLCAFGSGLTSGTAVLRWEQNYKPTDRDKGV
- a CDS encoding VanZ family protein, with the protein product MKQTGLRVRQWLCFFLAVGCMVCIYAFSAQSGKASDAISIPVAHWLQQNLHLAFSDTQMNHFVRKAAHFGIYFLLAAFFGGWISGFQWSSAVWVTICVGFCALYAAGDEFHQSFSTQRTPSLRDVLLDMVGALLGALFTLLLLHIFYHFHGKKGGASMICPNCGFDNPTDVICCVKCGEPLVDSQALFSPDGTKIDLSEPDIYEPYEDEEADVPEHKSRAPLVILILFLSLLAVAAGLSLAWYQEKGEWPWQQFLTGTASVQSAEENSSLPPLKPQRVTRTYSAADLASAVQESGFQAFAVSETEISEIKVDSQTFDDATLVQFTVKKAMAVLHMQIRFPEETSASSVASTAQSAAVSSAAKQEKPIVTSWGVDTWNLTGTWNDAGGNTLVITSCSGGSMNAYYIPAGKTDSRQVTGSISETGDISLLSSKAQINGRFSPNGTGLLSVTLDGSKTQTQEFVMLSTALASIPSPSSAASADSSAVPSQIIPTASADSVTSDAAQNP
- the ilvD gene encoding dihydroxy-acid dehydratase, with the protein product MNSDAIKKDVPKRALFHALGLTNEEIDRPLIGIVSSYNEIVPGHMNIDKIVQAVKTGVSMAGGTPLVFPAIAVCDGIAMGHRGMKYSLVTRELIADSTEAMTIAHALDALVLVPNCDKNVPGLLMAAARLNVPAIFVSGGPMLAGRVQGKKTSFSSASEAVGQFAAGKISKEVLDEYEANTCPTCGSCSGMYTANSMNCLTEALGMGLKGNGTVPAVYSARLQLAKHAGMQIMELLKKNIRPRDIMTMAAFENALTVDMALGCSTNSALHLPAIAHECGLELNLDVLNRISEKTPNLCHLAPAGHTYIEDLNEAGGVYAVMKELADTGLLHTDCMTCTGKSVAENIADSINKNPEVIRTMDNPYSKTGGIAVLHGNLAPDGCVVKRSAVAPNMLKHRGPAHVFDSEEDAMRAILGGGIQAGEVIVIRYEGPKGGPGMREMLNPTSAIMGSGLGESVALITDGRFSGATRGAAIGHISPEAAVGGPIALVQDGDMIEIDIPDHSIRVDLTDEQLEQRRAAWTPKKQNVTGYLARYAALVTSGSKGAVLSL
- a CDS encoding MarR family winged helix-turn-helix transcriptional regulator — its product is MLTLAYRSVEEIEEDMLKSSQGLNLSISEMHLLQAVEDTGSDCTISSLSANQRVSLPSVTAAVNKLARKGYVEKERSPQDGRVVHVTLTRAGQKATTAHRYFHTRMVRSVSHALNAEEQEAMLKGVRKLNQFFADKLHRKEGKF
- the spo0A gene encoding sporulation transcription factor Spo0A; translated protein: MENVKLMIANDNPEYQRENNQIFEESGFSVVYTAKDGTSLLEAIEAQRPDAVLAPIFMPGLDAVGVLNALQEHRIVKIPAFVVESNFTSPTLEREVLSSGACYLAVQPYETVQLAKRIRQLLTMDNPAVPCQETLEVQVTEILHQIGVPAHIKGYHYLRDSILMAIEDPDIINAVTKQLYPGVAKKYETTPSRVERAIRHAIEVAWDRGDVDILNSYFGYTIHNTRGKPTNSEFIAMISDRLRLHMKTAG
- a CDS encoding helix-turn-helix domain-containing protein: MKRSWTNIKAFEPKILAMRAAGKTRQEIADELGLNKIQIKNWINRHNKEADREEAGLSPKRRGRKPAVTLQEYKYENKRLKMENDLLRDFLHAVGRK
- the dhaS gene encoding dihydroxyacetone kinase transcriptional activator DhaS, with amino-acid sequence MADSNITKKALADAMKSLMREKPFSKISISDICARCSMNRQSFYYHFRDKYDLVNWIFYTELIEHLCEHAPTSGWNLLLEVCNYFYANRSFYVNALQVTGQNSFTDYFADVMHAIVQPYFEEIFTEDEEHMDFYVQLFIDACKTGICRWLTDQADITPEKFVRLVHHAVVCAAHCVITDEQSGKESEEK
- a CDS encoding inorganic diphosphatase; this encodes MKPTSRRKQDAKTDNHFPYRHPVTVIIDRLLGSTHPDFPKTRYPVNYGYIPGIPASDGEEQDAYVLGVTKPVKYFTGELIAVIHRKNDMEDKWVVVPFHTHWTPETIREQTAFIEQYFDTTVLML
- the spoIVB gene encoding SpoIVB peptidase, with translation MKHHFQIRQAAAAFLLAVLLGGVTAGAAEPTVKSVSTGEARMVVPCGTPFGIKIFTNGVVVVGTADLETGAGVVNPAREADIRTGDIIVSVDGKAITSNEQLSHTILSCSGRSLTLGVVRNGQKLLAKLSPVQSTGCYRAGLWVRDSAAGVGTLTYYDPQNGTFAGLGHGITDPDTNELIPFGCGDVVPVTISGIQKGVQGVPGELQGYFDSDIPAGTLYANSLQGVFGTLNHAPQGRAVPVCPAEQVKTGPAEILCTIDGKTPKTYQAEIELLNTRVSQSKNMILHVTDTQLIQKTGGIVQGMSGSPILQNGKLVGAVTHVFVNDPTRGYGILADHMLTGAAEAAQKAAS